Genomic DNA from Leptotrichia wadei:
AAAATATTAATTTTTTGCTCACATTTTCTCCTTTAGCTATCAAAAATACTATTATTTCTCAATTTTTAATGACTTTATTTTTATAAATTTTTCAAATATTTAATTTCATCTTCATTCAAAGCACGGTATTCTCCCACTTTCAAATGCCCAAGTGTAAGTTCTCCCACTTTAATCCGTTTCAATGAATTAACGTTATATCCCAATGTTTCCAGCATTTTTCTTATCTGACGGTTTCTCCCTTCAAAAATTGCAATTCTAAGTTCCTTTTTGTCAATTTTTTTAACTTTAGCAGGTGCTGTTCTTTTTCCGTCAACTACAACTCCATATTGCAATGCTTCGAGGTCTTTATCATCAATTTCACGGCTAACTTTAGCAATATAGCTCTTGTATAGTTTTTTTCTTGGGTGCATTACATGATTGTAGATATCTCCATCGTTACTGATTATAATTAGACCTTCTGTCATAAAGTCCAGTCTTCCGTAAGTAAAAAGTCTGGCACGTGATTTTATAAAGTCAATCGCAAGTTTACGTCCAAATTTATCTTCATTTGAACAAAGCACTCTTTTTGGCTTGTTTAAAATATAATATTCGTATCTTGTGTTAAGTTTTACTCTTTCTCCATCAATTCTAACAACATCTTCAGGCTTTATGTCCATTCCAATAATCGCTTCTTGCTTATTTACCGTAACTCTTCCTTCATTTATCAGTTCATCAGCCTTCCTACGAGAACAAAATCCCGTTTCGGCTATAAATTTATTTAATCTCATTTTTTACCTCTTTATTTTTAATTTATTAAAAATTATTTTTATCAGAAAGTTCTATCTTCTTTTTACTAAATAACTAAAATATAATTTTATTTTTCAGTATTTTCATTATCTGAACTTTCAGTTTCCATTTTTTCATCTTCCTTATAAAGCGAATTAATTTTTTGAAACTGTTCACTTCCTGGCAGCTCTTCCCTTCCGTGAATATTCAAGTAACTGTAAAAATCCTCTGTCACTTCATATAAATTTGGAGTTCCAATTGACTTCTTCTTTCCAGAAATATAAATTAATTTCCTTTCCAAAAGATTAGCCATTGTTTTATCCGATCCAGCGCCTCTGATTTGTTCGATTTCAGCTTTTGTTACAGGTCCTTTATACGCAATAATTGCCAATATTTCCATTGCCGAACGTGATAATTTTTTCAATTTCATTTCTGAATTAAAAAATCTTTTCACATCAAAGCCAAAAAGTGGATTCGACACTAGATAAACTGCTCCATCTTCAATTTTTAAATTTATTCCACTATTTTTTCTCTTTTCCTTCAAATTATACAGCACTTCTTCCATTTCAAAGTTTTCCATCGCATAAAACTGTGCAAGCTCCTGTACAGTTACCGTTTCCTTTGCCAAAAAAATTATTGCTTCCACTTTTTCTTCAATTTC
This window encodes:
- the scpB gene encoding SMC-Scp complex subunit ScpB, whose product is MEKFEKKENKKEEEQENIIGVQRKIKISEIEEKVEAIIFLAKETVTVQELAQFYAMENFEMEEVLYNLKEKRKNSGINLKIEDGAVYLVSNPLFGFDVKRFFNSEMKLKKLSRSAMEILAIIAYKGPVTKAEIEQIRGAGSDKTMANLLERKLIYISGKKKSIGTPNLYEVTEDFYSYLNIHGREELPGSEQFQKINSLYKEDEKMETESSDNENTEK
- a CDS encoding pseudouridine synthase — protein: MRLNKFIAETGFCSRRKADELINEGRVTVNKQEAIIGMDIKPEDVVRIDGERVKLNTRYEYYILNKPKRVLCSNEDKFGRKLAIDFIKSRARLFTYGRLDFMTEGLIIISNDGDIYNHVMHPRKKLYKSYIAKVSREIDDKDLEALQYGVVVDGKRTAPAKVKKIDKKELRIAIFEGRNRQIRKMLETLGYNVNSLKRIKVGELTLGHLKVGEYRALNEDEIKYLKNL